A genomic stretch from Telopea speciosissima isolate NSW1024214 ecotype Mountain lineage chromosome 7, Tspe_v1, whole genome shotgun sequence includes:
- the LOC122668949 gene encoding extensin-like, with product MASLIPTLLVVLLSTLSFPLETTANNYYYTSPPPPKKSPPPPSPPYHYQSPPPPKEHYKYKSPPPPPSPTPAYKYKSPPPPPKEHYKYKSPPPPPTPVYKYKSPPPPPKEHYKYKSPPPPPTPVYKYKSPPPPPKEHYKYKSPPPPPTPVYKYKSPPPPPKEHYKYKSPPPPRPQSTSTNLSTTT from the exons ATGGCTTCCCTCATCCCCACTCTTCTAGTGGTGCTCTTGTCTACTCTTAGCTTCCCACTGGAAACCACTGCAAACAACTACTACTACACCTCTCCTCCTCCACCCAAGAAATCTCCCCCTCCACCTTCTCCTCCTTACCACTACCAgt ctcctccaccaccgaAGGAGCATTACAAGTACAagtctccaccaccaccaccatcaccaaccCCGGCGTACAAGTACAAgtctcctcctccaccaccaaaGGAGCATTACAAGTACAAGtctccaccacctccaccaaccCCAGTGTACAAGTACAAgtctcctcctccaccaccaaaGGAGCATTACAAGTACAAGTCTCCACCACCCCCTCCTACCCCAGTCTACAAGTACAaatctcctccaccaccaccaaaggAGCATTACAAGTACAAGTCCCCACCACCCCCTCCTACCCCAGTCTACAAATACAaatctcctccaccaccacctaagGAGCATTACAAGTACAagtccccaccaccaccacgacccCAGTCTACAAGTACAAatctctccaccaccacctaa